Within Sardina pilchardus chromosome 21, fSarPil1.1, whole genome shotgun sequence, the genomic segment TCTCATGTCTCACATATTATTTTGCAATGTCTGCAATATATCATGTATACGTGCACTACTGATGCCAAGAGTATTCTTGCCAACATTGTTCTTGTTTACGTCaaaggaaacagatgtaccTGCAAAAGCAGGATATGGTTGATAGGACGAATAATTACAAGACCGCTTCTTCTAATAAAAGAACTACCCAGAGTTTCAGAGGACAGAGACTGTTTAGCAGGGAGGGGGAATCCTCCTGTCTGAacgctctctcctctcggccagAGTAAAAACATACTacttgttgtggttcttgtgtcttaaaatcttaaatacttggaagattttcctaacattttgatccttcgatgccGGATGCCAATACATTCAAGATCCTGGGACTGCTCGTCGAAAGTTGAAGACTGTGGCCACAGCCCGCGGTTTAGGACCGTGGAAGAAAAAGCTGACGACGACCAGCCCCCGGCGATTGGATTGAAGGCATTTCGACGAACAACAGAGCAGAACCATAATAGTGTGAGTATAAAAATCCTAGGTTTTATTAAAAAGGGAAAGATCGCATTAAGTTGCTGTTCCCTTATACAGCTGTTAAAAGATAAACTTTCCAGGGGGATCGAGTCCCGGGGGCTCGAGTCCAGCCTGAGGTAAAAGGTGGTCCGGGACCACTTAGTTTATCTAAAAGGGGTCCGCGGGGCCGCCTGAAATCgagaaaaaatgtaaaaaaaaatatataaaaatgaaaaaaatagaaaaaaaagacgtTTGAGTCCCACCTTTAAAAAAGGGGGTTAGAGTCCCACCTTAAAAATAGGGGGTTAGAGTCCCGCCTGAACTATCAAATAGGGGTTAGAGTCCACTATATTGATaatagagggaaagaaggagtgtgactgagaagtgtgtgtgtgaagggattgtCTGTGAGTTAAAACGAACAATAGAGCCTGTGAGAGATAAAACACCCAGGGGAAGCCGGACTACGGTCTAGAAGCTCGCTTCCCAGGCTTGTTGTTTGCCCTAAGAGGACGACACAGATCAACCCCTTATTTGTAGACATGGGAAACACTCAAAACactcaaaacaaagaaaaagttTTGAAAGGCGATGCCAAATTTATGGCTCGAGTCCATCCAGGACATGAAAATTGGCTACCACGTTGGAAAGATAAATTCGAATTTGAAGGCAAATTAACAGTTCCTAACTGTTCTAAATTGCTGCGCGACGTACTAACGCACCACTCTAAAAAGAAGGGTGGATTAAAAGCGCATCATCAAAAAGAAATTGATGCGGCCAAATTGTGGTTGGAGGAGGCAAAAAAgcgtgaaaataaaataaaagagcGAAAAAATTGCACTGTAGCATATGTTAAAGAAGACAATATGCCAGGCGTCTCACCTCCTCCCTATAACCCACAACCACGACTGGCTGCAGCAGCACAACCGGCACCCCCGCCTTCCCCCGCTCTGGAGGAAGCATCCCCTCCCTCACATTATGATAAAACTCCGGATTGGCCCCCACAGCCACCGCGGGTGGAGGCATTTCCAATGATAGAACTGCCTAATCCAACATTTAGGTCAGATCAAGCCGTAAATGATGCCAATCCACGCTTAATGTATGTCTATAGGACATGGACACAGGAAGATGTTAAAAAAGCGGTAGAGGAAATTCCGTCACATAAAGCCCAAATGAATGAATTTTGCGACGAAATGAAAAGCATAATAGCGGTGTACCACTTAAATGGTTTCGAGGTCGAAAGGATGTTTCGATGCAAAATGGGTTCCGATTGGAGCCGTGTTAAAGATAGCTTCGTAGCCCATTTGAATGGTACAGCGCATGCCTCTGGCTCTGCTGATCTTACTCAGCAAATCCAAGCCTTGGAGAATAAATGTAAGGAAGTTTTTAGAAAACATTGCGATTACACTAAAATACACgccacaacacaaaaagacgATGAGGATGTTTGGGAGTTTAGAGACAGATTTGAAAAAGTCTTTAAAGCTTATAGTGGTCTGAAGTCAGAATGTTATGAAGATAAGACAATTTATAAACAACAATTGAAGCAAGCATTACTTCAGAGTTTCAGACCAGAAATAAAAGAATGGATAGAGAAACATTTTGTTACTTTCAGAACAGCAGAACTGCCAGAATTTATGGAACAAGCTAAACatgcagagaaaacagtgaagaacaaaaagaaagaaaaagaaaagaaagactcaGAGAAATTAGTGGAAGCATTTGTGATGGCATTACAAGGCAATAGGCCAATGCagaaaaaatgtgaaaatgacgGTGATGATAGCAACAAGTGTTATAAGTGTGGGGGTCGCGGGCATTGGTTTCGCGACTGCGCCACCAAAGATGAGAAAGAACAAAGATACGATAGAGAGTATGTaaatggagaaggagaagagctagAAATGTGTGAGGAATTTCTAGACTATAgctgatgtgtgtttaaattACTAAGAAAATTATAGCCTAAAtattaaactaaatatttgaaTTCTGCTGAAATTGCGTTTTCAAACATAAAACAGTTAATTGCTAGGTCCACTGTTTTAGCACTGCCTGATTACTCTAAACCATTCATACAAATGTTGATGTAAAAAAATGGTTTCATGACCACGGTTTTGATACAACAATGGGAAGCTAAAAATAGACAGTGGCATTTCACTCTTCACAACTGGACCTTGTGGCGAGAGCCACCCCCGTGTGTGCAAGTTGTGCCTGCCACTGCAATGGCAGTACAAACTTCTGTTGAAGTTGTGCTTTTTCACCCATTGACTGTGAAAAGTCCCACATGCCGTCTCCCTATTACTGTTACAAACTAACATGACATTCTTATCTCGTATGACAGTATTGTTATCACAATCACACATTAAATATGGTGTAAACGAAGCAGCTTATGCAGTGACTAACTGCTAAATTAAAGTTAAACTTTTGTCTGCCACATGCTCTGCACAGGTAGCATGTGAGTTTTTTGCGAAAAAGGAAGTGACAATATACACAGACAGCCAATATGCCTTTGCTGCATCAAACATTGccgaaatcaatgtataaatggGTAGCTATTTTGAGTCATGGGCAGAGCCATGTCTCAACAGGAGGGATGTGTGCACTAGTAGACAAACACTATGCAACATATGGATTTATAAACTAACTACTCACAACATTTTTGCCATCAGTGCATTTTATGTAGAAACATAATTCACAGGGCAGATTGTATATTACGCCTGATTTCTCTCATAGTAAAGCTACACCTGATGATGATGTAGGAGTAGTGGAGCAACTGATTAAAACACTGTGTTCAAAGGAATATGTAGACACGgatactgctccctctctctctgtttctccacagGATCCCAGAGTGAAACCAGGAGACTGTGTTCATCAAAGTCATCAAGAAAAAGTGCTGGTCCGATCCACGTTGGGAAGGGTCCCACCGAATCATCCTATCTACACCCACTGCAGTGAAGATGGAGGGCCAGACCACTTGGACgcatctctctcactgtaagGTTCGGGACCTTCCAGTCAACCGCTGAGGAGGGGAAGCCCGACTCCAAAGGGGATTAGAGGTTTAGAATCTAGTCGTCTCAACGTCGGTGAAGATCTTGGATCCTCCCAAGCTTAGTGACGATGCCTTGAGGTAACAGACTTTTAGTGTTGAGGCTGGCCCTTGGAGCGGCTATCACGCTCACCTTGCTGACACTTGTTACAaagactgaacaaaaaaaacttttttcttGAAAGACAAAGGAAGCCGAAACAAGAGTTGGATTTTGTCAGAGGATCTGCATACCTACAACATCACACATGTGTATCACTTCTGATTTGCAGAATGTGTCTGATTgctatgtgtgttctctgatgccaATATCTGCTTCTCACCCCCGTTTGATAGCCGTAAAAATTCCTTCTGTACAGAGTTCATGTATAGGTTAATGTCTCTTATGATAATTCTCACATGAAAATGTTTAAAGATGGCACTAACACGACCTATGTCTGTGCAGTGACACACCCTTTCAAATACATAAAGTCCCACTGAAATACAAAATTCCCACTGATATAGCCCATAAAAATAAAAGTATATGTGTAGCAGAAGGTAAGTTTCTCCTCTTGCTTGTGTACACAAGTGCCGCTGCTATGGCAGGGTAATGGAAGAATTTTTCCTTAAATGGTTTTCTCCTCAAAATAAGATCAATCATGACTGAGGTTTTCCGTTAAGGTTTTCGCTTCCATCAAAAGGTTTGAAACTTGCTATTCAAGTTGGTAAAAAATTACTACATGCTTTGATTTTATGTGTGAGGTTGGAATAAGGATCTGTTTAGtgtgaagacatacagtacatgttgtaaTTCTTTAGTTTTAGTTAAGAGTTGAATCTGTTTGGTTTTGCAGTTGACATTGATAGTTGAACAGCTTAAATAGATTTAAGTTTGGTTAATTATTAACATGAATCCATGTCTGTATTATTATTGATCAAAAGCTGAATATTGAAGTGAAATGTAATGGTTAAATTGATTAACCTCATGAACAGCAAAGAAGTTGTTACAGAAAATGTATCAATGGATCAAATGATTGTGAAGTTACCAATGATAAACAGGAGGGAAATGTTAAAgaaattattatgttattatcattgttaaggACATTTAGGTGTGTCTCATGTCTCACATATTATTTTGCAATGTCTGCAATATATCATGTATACGTGCACTACTGATGCCAAGAGTATTCTTGCCAACATTGTTCTTGTTTACGTCaaaggaaacagatgtaccTGCAAAAGCAGGATATGGTTGATAGGACGAATAATTACAAGACCGCTTCTTCTAATAAAAGAACTACCCAGAGTTTCAGAGGACAGAGACTGTTTAGCAGGGAGGGGGAATCCTCCTGTCTGAacgctctctcctctcggccagAGTAAAAACATACTacttgttgtggttcttgtgtcttaaaATCTTAAATACTTGGAAGATTTTCCTAACAATTTGTTattctctgtttgtttattgGGGCAGTGAACATATTTGTGCTTATTCAGGGCATTGCTGAATGTGTTCAtgttgtttatccagcaaaacACTAAGCACGTCTTTGATGAACTGACTTCAACAGAGACGCTGTGAACTTTTTGGTTTGTGTCTCCCACATGTTTAACTGAGATTTGTAATGGATGTTGGCTGTGACTTTTTTTGCAGTGACTTTTTAAAAGCATGTGAAGCATATTTGAACATATTTAATGTCTTTATATATGTCAAAACATATAGAAAAATATGTTTAGAATACAGAACATGAGTAATGAAAACTATTCATGTATAGTGTCATCTACTGTAACAATATAAGAACTCTCACTATACTAACAATAACTGATCATATGATTGCTAAATGGCAATGTATCATATGATTGCTAAATGCTAATGTATCATATGATTGCTTAATGCTAATGTATTGCTCTGACTTTACCTTGGTGTGTTTCCCAAGGAAACATATTCGTGGTGAGCCTGGCCGTAGCGGACTTGGTGGTGGCCGTGTACCCTTACCCCCTGGTGCTGGTGTCCATCTTCCACAACGGGTGGAACCTGGGCTTCTACCACTGCCAGGTCAGCGGCTTCCTGATGGGCCTGAGCGTCATCGGCTCCATCTTCAACATCACGGGCATCGCCGTCAACCGCTACTGCTACATCTGCCACAGCCTCAAGTACGACAAGCTGTACAGCGACAAGAACTCGCTCTGCTACGTGCTGCTCATCTGGCTGCTGACGGTGGTGGCCATCGTGCCCAACTTCTACGTGGGCTCGCTGCAGTACGACCCGCGCGTCTACTCGTGCACGTTCGCGCAGTCGGCCAGCTCGGCGTACACCATCGCCGTGGTCTTCTTCCACTTCCTGCTGCCCATCATGATCGTCAGCTACTGCTACCTGCGCATCTGGATCCTGGTCATCCAGGTGCGGCGGCGGGTCAAGCCCGAGTTCCGGCCCAAGCTCACGCCGCACGACGTGCGGAACTTCGTCACCATGTTCGTGGTGTTCGTGCTGTTCGCCGTCTGCTGGGCGCCGCTCAACTTCATCGGCCTGGCGGTGGCCATCAACCCGGCGCGCGTGGCGCCGCTCATCCCCGAGTGGTTCTTCGTCTCGAGCTACTTCATGGCCTACTTCAACAGCTGCCTTAACGCCATCGTCTACGGACTGCTCAACCAAAACTTCAGGCGCGAGTACAACAAGATTATCGTCTCGCTTTGCACAGCCAAGATGTTCTTCCCCGACAGCTCCAACGACGCCGCCGAGCGCATCAAGAGCAAACCGTCGCCGCTGATGACAAACAACAACCAAGTTAAAGTAGACTCGGTCTGAGCCGCGAGCAGCAGTCACTGTGAGAATGAAAACATACCAAATACCCATCTCAGACGTTTGACTATTtatacacaaaacaaatatgggatgcacagtgtgtgtgtgtgggtgtgggtgggtgtgtgtatgtgtgggtgtttgtgtgagtgtgtgtatgcgtgtatgtgcgcatgtgtgtgttttcttcttttttttgacaaaatgtgcttctgaaaagGTGCGTTGCAGTCAAGTACAGTATTTTCATGTGTCTCAATGTTTACAGTAATTAACAACAACCTAGGGAAAaagaacattttatttattttgagagATGTATGTATAACTGGCAGTTGATCCTCATCCCCAGACAATGTTTTTATGAACTCATGAACACATCTTCCTGTAATGACAAATATGACAACAATGACATGACATAACTCGTGAGACTACTGAGTGATCTGGTTACTGTGAGAACTATGAGAACAATCTTCCTCTGTGGCAAAGATAGACTACCTGCTCCTACAGTATGACAGAtggtagtaaaaaaaaaatctttgttcAGTCTTAAAGTACAGTGTATTATGAAACATGTTTTGCAATACACTGTAATTACAATGTATTTTGAGCATGTATGATTGGACTAAAACATATGGTTGTGTGAATATACTATTATGTACCAGGAAGGTCCATTAGACTACACTACGTAAGGACTGCTAAACCCCTTCGGTGA encodes:
- the mtnr1ab gene encoding melatonin receptor type 1A-A — translated: MKINGSRLMNSSSLTPHEVTLSRPAWVPPTLGGFLIFTIVVDILGNLLVIFSVYRNKKLRNAGNIFVVSLAVADLVVAVYPYPLVLVSIFHNGWNLGFYHCQVSGFLMGLSVIGSIFNITGIAVNRYCYICHSLKYDKLYSDKNSLCYVLLIWLLTVVAIVPNFYVGSLQYDPRVYSCTFAQSASSAYTIAVVFFHFLLPIMIVSYCYLRIWILVIQVRRRVKPEFRPKLTPHDVRNFVTMFVVFVLFAVCWAPLNFIGLAVAINPARVAPLIPEWFFVSSYFMAYFNSCLNAIVYGLLNQNFRREYNKIIVSLCTAKMFFPDSSNDAAERIKSKPSPLMTNNNQVKVDSV